Proteins found in one Paenibacillus dendritiformis genomic segment:
- a CDS encoding DEAD/DEAH box helicase — translation MKSVEIFGTVLKGFQQEAVRNGTAVLTTCLTQTSKLNRESKRYEYNRRQVIGDMGAVLFEAPTGTGKTLMAGHVAENISKLYTIRNVPRVIWFWFAPFSGLIDQAIQTIRAEYKTLRPKDPVNDRDPNDLKSGDVFVTTWATVAVSKESSRKARTRTETLLSIDDLIAFARSQGFMIGAIIDEAHHSFRGQTQAFTFYKNVIDPELTLLVTATPRDKDIVSFTNSTGVTNLRRISVSRQLAIADRLIKEGVKVAVFKAPNDVKSLIDFKKTALKQAVATHRRIKKILKDSGQTVIPLLLVQVNSEQGSVEEAANWLKDMGFKTEGENELIRIHTADEPDKYLSTIAADETVEVLIFKMAVATGFDVPRAFTLVSFRPNRDEDFGVQIVGRILRVDRRLQIARDLPEELNYGYVFLSDNTSQVGLTLAADRINQVKTEFASVTSNITVVEYDPISWEITNDGSSTFLILDNQSDDRKIENQSVESTCNQTFEKTEGSSKSNNLTNQADECSQDFLFKEWGFIDISGDKLSQNGRKNVKSYRYDRNIELGAPNVFHRAMLSLNNVDIVKHIVSTFRFNDDLLLVAQQSATKIIKEEVEIFGNKKDRPEEIRADLAQKEIDTLAQMTLFTADDFDVIDMKELYTALEKQLKIEVERKGVDHIFDSEEKLKAGLHKILALRPLQLKRAISETVAKFTISRESEPIPEFLLSQKQLDPARLNLYGIFPDDLNTWERPFAEYLDDDVTGTILWWHRNPPRKPYSVTMPLPGQPDFYPDFIVGVKGRIRGNGILLMETKRVINDQERNALVKAQAVHPDYEKVMMIYWHDKREWQIVEYDPKTDKNFLDRVFRMELLLNY, via the coding sequence ATGAAGAGTGTCGAAATATTTGGAACTGTATTGAAGGGATTCCAACAAGAAGCTGTTAGAAATGGAACTGCTGTCTTAACTACCTGTCTAACACAAACATCAAAGCTAAACAGGGAATCTAAAAGATATGAATATAATCGGAGACAGGTAATCGGAGATATGGGGGCTGTACTTTTTGAAGCACCTACGGGCACTGGTAAAACACTTATGGCTGGGCATGTTGCCGAAAATATTAGTAAGCTATACACTATCCGAAATGTTCCCCGTGTTATTTGGTTTTGGTTTGCACCGTTCTCAGGACTTATAGATCAAGCAATTCAAACTATTAGAGCAGAGTATAAGACCTTACGTCCTAAAGATCCTGTTAATGATCGAGATCCCAATGATCTTAAATCAGGTGATGTATTCGTTACGACTTGGGCGACAGTGGCAGTATCAAAGGAAAGCAGTCGAAAGGCCAGAACAAGAACTGAAACTTTGTTATCGATAGATGATCTTATAGCATTTGCACGATCGCAAGGATTTATGATAGGTGCAATTATTGATGAAGCACACCATTCATTTAGAGGACAGACGCAAGCGTTTACGTTTTATAAAAACGTGATAGATCCAGAATTAACGTTGTTAGTGACTGCAACTCCGCGTGATAAAGATATTGTTTCGTTTACAAACAGCACTGGAGTGACTAATTTAAGACGTATATCAGTATCTAGACAACTTGCTATTGCTGACAGACTAATTAAAGAAGGGGTAAAAGTTGCGGTATTTAAGGCTCCTAATGATGTGAAAAGTCTCATCGATTTTAAGAAAACTGCTTTAAAACAAGCAGTCGCGACGCATAGAAGAATAAAGAAAATCCTTAAAGATTCTGGTCAGACAGTAATCCCTTTGTTGCTCGTACAAGTTAATTCAGAACAAGGTTCTGTTGAAGAGGCGGCTAATTGGCTAAAAGATATGGGATTTAAGACAGAAGGCGAAAATGAATTGATTCGGATACATACAGCGGATGAACCAGATAAATATCTCTCAACTATTGCGGCAGATGAAACGGTAGAAGTATTAATCTTCAAAATGGCTGTGGCTACTGGCTTCGATGTACCACGTGCTTTTACTCTTGTTTCATTTAGGCCAAATCGAGATGAAGATTTTGGAGTTCAAATTGTTGGTCGCATACTAAGAGTTGACCGTCGTTTGCAAATAGCAAGGGATTTACCTGAAGAATTAAACTACGGATATGTCTTCCTTTCTGATAATACAAGTCAAGTTGGATTAACACTCGCTGCTGATAGGATAAATCAAGTTAAAACCGAGTTTGCATCTGTTACATCCAATATTACTGTAGTTGAATATGATCCAATTTCATGGGAAATTACTAATGATGGATCGTCTACTTTTTTAATATTGGATAATCAAAGTGATGACAGGAAAATTGAGAACCAAAGCGTCGAGTCAACATGCAACCAGACATTTGAAAAAACGGAAGGTTCATCGAAGAGTAACAATTTAACGAATCAAGCTGATGAATGTTCGCAAGATTTTTTATTCAAAGAATGGGGATTTATAGATATAAGTGGGGATAAATTAAGCCAGAATGGTAGAAAGAATGTTAAATCTTATCGCTATGATCGAAACATAGAATTAGGCGCTCCGAATGTATTTCATCGAGCGATGCTTTCACTAAATAATGTAGATATTGTAAAACACATAGTATCAACCTTTAGATTTAATGATGATTTACTTTTAGTTGCGCAGCAGAGCGCAACAAAGATAATAAAAGAAGAAGTGGAGATATTCGGAAATAAAAAAGATCGCCCTGAGGAAATACGTGCTGACTTAGCACAAAAAGAGATAGATACACTTGCTCAAATGACACTGTTTACTGCGGATGATTTTGATGTTATTGATATGAAAGAATTATATACTGCACTGGAGAAACAGTTGAAAATTGAGGTTGAACGAAAGGGAGTAGATCATATTTTTGATAGTGAAGAAAAATTGAAAGCAGGTCTACATAAAATACTTGCCCTTCGCCCGCTCCAATTAAAACGCGCTATTTCAGAAACCGTTGCAAAGTTTACTATAAGTAGAGAGTCTGAGCCTATACCTGAGTTTTTACTCTCTCAAAAACAATTAGACCCAGCACGATTAAATTTGTATGGCATATTCCCAGATGATCTCAATACATGGGAGCGACCTTTTGCAGAATACCTCGATGATGATGTAACAGGAACGATTTTATGGTGGCATCGAAATCCACCGCGAAAACCATACTCGGTAACAATGCCCCTTCCCGGGCAACCTGATTTTTATCCAGATTTTATAGTTGGTGTTAAAGGTAGAATAAGGGGAAATGGTATTCTATTAATGGAAACAAAAAGAGTTATAAACGATCAAGAACGCAATGCTTTAGTAAAGGCACAGGCTGTACATCCCGATTATGAAAAAGTAATGATGATCTACTGGCATGACAAAAGAGAATGGCAAATTGTTGAGTACGATCCTAAAACAGATAAAAATTTTTTAGATCGTGTCTTCCGTATGGAATTGTTACTAAATTACTGA
- a CDS encoding reverse transcriptase domain-containing protein: MNNLLEKILKKMIEDECDKLGARYHNYHNAMEIEYQRNKRRISNPPPKDIKKPRYWSIDKKYNPFYVKKHSAQIARSLARKLESKTYMPYSPYIMEVDKKDGGKREVVIFQIPDAVVSKYIYRRLISKNKHRFSSTSYAYRNDRNVHFAIQDISIELKNYPRVFIAEFDFKNFFGSISHDYLFSQLDKNGFVINKFEKFVISKFLCLVDRGVPQGTSISLFLANLACWKLDRRLEDKGLRFARYADDTVIWSNSYEKITKAYDIIYEFSKETGIEINFNKSDGISLLSPSGMPAEFGEIKYHINFLGYKLSGQSTSIKEEKISEIKQQISYILYRNLIQPIKPAVFRALTIPNNDQDPAFVTAIMQVRRYLYGNLNDQIIRLFLLGHYKRLKFKGLMSFYPLLSDEKQLIELDGWLVSTILHAVKLRGKILSSRGHRVNHQFPFNLNKENILEECRKKRVNNKVGLIQIPSFLRVYRAIQLGIENDGIEYTMNPSSNVYNY; this comes from the coding sequence ATGAATAATTTGCTGGAGAAGATTCTTAAGAAGATGATTGAAGATGAGTGTGATAAATTGGGTGCGAGATACCATAACTATCACAATGCCATGGAAATAGAATATCAAAGAAATAAAAGAAGAATCAGCAATCCACCCCCAAAAGATATTAAAAAGCCAAGATACTGGAGTATTGATAAAAAATATAATCCATTTTATGTAAAAAAACATAGCGCTCAAATTGCTCGTTCTTTAGCTCGTAAATTAGAATCAAAAACATACATGCCTTATAGTCCTTACATAATGGAAGTAGATAAGAAGGATGGTGGTAAGCGTGAAGTTGTGATTTTTCAAATACCTGACGCTGTTGTTTCTAAATATATTTATAGAAGATTGATATCCAAGAATAAACATAGATTTAGCTCAACATCTTATGCATATAGAAATGATCGCAATGTTCACTTTGCTATACAAGATATTTCTATAGAACTGAAAAATTACCCACGTGTTTTTATTGCAGAGTTTGACTTCAAAAATTTCTTTGGTTCGATTTCCCATGACTATTTATTCTCGCAGTTAGATAAAAATGGGTTTGTTATAAATAAATTCGAAAAATTCGTGATCTCGAAATTTCTATGTTTAGTTGATAGAGGTGTGCCACAAGGAACATCAATTTCACTTTTTTTAGCGAACCTGGCCTGTTGGAAATTAGATAGAAGGTTAGAAGATAAAGGACTACGTTTTGCCAGATATGCTGATGATACAGTTATTTGGTCGAATAGTTACGAAAAAATAACGAAAGCATATGACATAATATATGAGTTTTCTAAAGAAACTGGGATAGAAATAAACTTCAATAAATCAGATGGTATTAGTTTATTGTCCCCAAGCGGTATGCCTGCTGAATTTGGAGAAATAAAGTACCATATTAATTTTCTTGGTTATAAACTGTCTGGACAATCGACAAGTATTAAAGAGGAAAAAATATCAGAGATAAAGCAGCAAATTAGTTACATATTATACAGAAATTTAATTCAACCTATTAAGCCAGCTGTTTTTAGAGCATTAACGATACCTAATAATGATCAAGATCCAGCATTTGTTACTGCAATAATGCAAGTTAGAAGATACTTATATGGAAATCTTAATGACCAAATTATCCGATTGTTTTTGCTTGGACATTATAAGAGATTAAAATTTAAAGGTTTGATGAGTTTTTACCCATTATTAAGTGATGAAAAACAGTTAATTGAGTTAGATGGATGGCTTGTCTCTACAATTCTTCATGCAGTCAAGTTAAGAGGTAAAATTCTATCTTCAAGAGGTCACAGGGTAAATCATCAGTTTCCATTCAATCTTAATAAAGAAAACATATTGGAAGAATGTAGAAAGAAAAGGGTCAATAATAAAGTTGGACTAATTCAAATACCAAGTTTTTTAAGGGTTTATCGTGCTATACAGCTTGGTATTGAGAATGACGGAATAGAATATACAATGAATCCGAGTTCAAATGTATATAACTATTAG
- a CDS encoding restriction endonuclease: MSKKMWLVRAGEGAYLINEFKDKQAVAIGWGELKDISNVNSLQDIKDLLKSNYPEYKDGKTNITAGQIYRFVSEFQVNDEVITYDPEERLYYIGNITSGYSYNPEIITDSPHVRKVVWQSTISRDSLSAGARNTLGSIMTIFSIPDGVRKEIYTQLGKKPSPQEEEAEEEAAELDLIKDDVTEKSKEFIKDKIVNLDWEQMQELVAGILRGMGYKTHISRKGPDRGRDILASPDGLGLEEPRIIVEVKHRAGQMGSHEIRSFTGGLRSGDRGIYVSTGGFSKEAKYEADRSNHPLSLLDLDFLVKLVIQYYDQFDSETRTLVPLKKIYWPV, encoded by the coding sequence ATGTCTAAGAAAATGTGGTTGGTTCGTGCTGGCGAGGGAGCCTATCTGATTAATGAGTTCAAAGATAAACAGGCCGTGGCTATTGGATGGGGAGAGTTAAAGGATATTAGCAATGTAAACTCGCTTCAAGACATCAAGGATTTGCTGAAATCTAATTATCCAGAATATAAAGACGGTAAGACTAATATCACTGCAGGACAAATTTATAGATTTGTCTCTGAATTTCAGGTAAATGATGAAGTAATAACCTACGATCCTGAAGAGCGTCTTTATTACATCGGTAATATCACTTCAGGTTATAGTTACAACCCGGAAATTATTACAGATAGCCCTCATGTTCGTAAAGTCGTTTGGCAGAGCACTATATCGCGAGATTCATTATCTGCTGGCGCTAGAAATACGCTAGGTTCTATTATGACGATTTTTTCTATACCTGATGGGGTGAGAAAAGAAATATACACCCAGTTAGGCAAGAAGCCGAGTCCACAGGAAGAGGAAGCCGAGGAAGAAGCAGCTGAACTGGATCTCATTAAAGATGATGTTACCGAGAAATCCAAAGAGTTTATTAAAGATAAAATTGTTAATCTTGATTGGGAACAGATGCAGGAGTTAGTTGCTGGTATACTTAGAGGGATGGGATATAAGACTCATATCTCTCGCAAAGGGCCGGATCGAGGAAGAGATATTCTAGCTTCGCCAGATGGTTTAGGATTAGAGGAGCCAAGAATTATCGTTGAGGTGAAGCACCGAGCGGGTCAAATGGGTTCACATGAGATACGTAGCTTTACTGGGGGACTTCGTTCGGGAGATCGCGGTATTTACGTTTCTACAGGCGGCTTTTCTAAAGAGGCAAAATATGAAGCAGATAGATCGAATCATCCTTTGTCTTTACTAGATTTGGATTTTTTGGTTAAGCTGGTAATACAATATTACGATCAATTTGATTCGGAGACTCGAACATTAGTGCCTTTAAAGAAAATTTATTGGCCCGTTTGA
- a CDS encoding S-layer homology domain-containing protein codes for MKWLGKSMLAALAALTSWVWMSSGNAYAASHDVKAALANRTKQEISGKWLQYKPMGVSNEYMKQKDIYEVMPKMSVPYAPGKLKPEYIADGVNATNFARYLAGLPDDIQPDWELQTQQQAAALVNAANNMLTHYPVQPPGMEETLYKLGEKGARTSNISAGRSTFYESVIEGYMSDSGTSNIDRVGHRRWILNPAMSKTMFGIAYTSEGYPYSAMYAIDKGRTEQVKYEYISWPAAGYFPEEIFAPNDPWSLSLNMEQYDKSRTDQIEVTLIRERDGKRWVFDQRDTDKEGKYFHVDTNYYGIPFNITFRPDGIERFQDDDRFHVKINGIYDKAGQPAVIEYDTVFFDMVPEVSLRATSLLLQPGEKMKLNYRRSPGDPKMANVQFVVDDPKIASIDEEGYITGKNPGSTQLAITNYFQEDQWIEVEVREPAKGDAVSSWALPGYQQAKSNGLIPLNYDYAYQSPITRSDFAKLTVKLCENIVGTPLTQGTVPFQDTKNADIAKAYTNGLMNGTSKTKFTPSGSITRQQAATLLMNAHALLSERTGQSASALQAVKPAFADDALIAPWAKENVYKAVSLSLMSGANGQKFNPDGVLTYEQTFVLLNNLFEKFADAEA; via the coding sequence ATGAAATGGCTTGGGAAATCGATGCTGGCCGCGTTGGCTGCATTGACATCATGGGTATGGATGAGCAGCGGCAACGCGTATGCCGCTTCGCATGATGTGAAGGCAGCGCTGGCCAATCGCACGAAGCAAGAGATTAGCGGCAAATGGCTGCAGTATAAACCAATGGGTGTCTCTAATGAGTATATGAAGCAGAAGGACATCTACGAGGTGATGCCGAAGATGAGCGTTCCTTATGCTCCGGGCAAGCTGAAGCCGGAATATATCGCGGACGGCGTGAACGCGACGAATTTCGCCCGATATTTAGCCGGACTGCCTGACGATATCCAGCCGGATTGGGAGCTGCAGACTCAACAACAGGCCGCTGCGCTGGTCAATGCGGCGAACAACATGCTAACGCATTATCCGGTCCAACCTCCTGGCATGGAGGAGACGCTGTACAAGCTTGGGGAAAAGGGAGCCCGCACAAGCAATATATCGGCGGGGCGCTCTACCTTCTATGAAAGCGTGATCGAAGGCTATATGTCGGATAGCGGCACGAGCAATATTGATCGCGTGGGGCACCGCCGCTGGATCTTGAATCCCGCCATGAGCAAAACGATGTTCGGCATCGCATACACCTCGGAAGGGTACCCATACTCGGCGATGTATGCGATCGATAAGGGCCGGACGGAGCAGGTGAAGTATGAATACATCAGTTGGCCCGCTGCGGGGTACTTTCCAGAGGAGATATTCGCGCCAAACGATCCGTGGTCGCTCTCCCTTAACATGGAGCAATATGATAAATCGCGCACGGATCAGATCGAAGTCACGCTGATTCGAGAACGAGACGGGAAGCGCTGGGTTTTTGACCAACGGGATACGGATAAGGAAGGGAAATACTTTCATGTCGATACCAATTATTACGGGATTCCCTTCAATATCACGTTCAGACCGGACGGGATTGAACGGTTCCAGGACGACGATCGGTTTCATGTGAAGATTAACGGGATCTATGACAAGGCGGGGCAGCCCGCCGTCATTGAATACGATACGGTCTTTTTCGATATGGTTCCGGAAGTGTCGCTGCGAGCTACTTCGCTTCTTCTCCAGCCAGGGGAGAAAATGAAACTGAATTATCGCCGTTCTCCGGGTGATCCGAAGATGGCGAATGTTCAATTTGTCGTTGACGATCCGAAGATAGCGTCGATCGATGAGGAAGGATATATTACAGGCAAGAACCCGGGAAGTACGCAGCTTGCCATCACGAATTACTTCCAGGAGGATCAATGGATCGAGGTGGAGGTCCGGGAGCCTGCCAAGGGCGATGCCGTCAGTTCATGGGCCTTGCCCGGCTATCAACAAGCGAAGAGCAACGGCCTCATTCCGCTGAACTATGATTATGCTTACCAATCACCCATCACAAGGAGCGATTTTGCCAAGTTAACGGTGAAGCTCTGCGAAAATATTGTAGGCACGCCGCTTACTCAAGGGACAGTGCCCTTCCAGGATACGAAGAACGCAGACATCGCCAAAGCGTACACCAATGGGCTCATGAACGGAACCTCCAAGACGAAGTTCACGCCATCCGGCAGCATTACACGCCAGCAGGCGGCAACGCTGCTTATGAATGCGCATGCGCTGTTATCGGAGCGGACGGGGCAGAGCGCCTCCGCGCTGCAGGCCGTGAAGCCGGCGTTTGCCGATGATGCCCTTATTGCGCCTTGGGCGAAGGAGAATGTGTACAAGGCGGTCAGCCTATCGTTGATGTCGGGAGCGAACGGACAGAAATTCAATCCCGACGGAGTGCTTACCTACGAACAGACCTTTGTTCTGTTGAATAATCTATTCGAGAAGTTTGCAGATGCGGAGGCATGA
- a CDS encoding RNA polymerase sigma factor, whose amino-acid sequence MEQWYYLLRSPFASLDPAAQQWVYRSFYQFVYKDVYFKTHDRSLTEDIIQEAFLKASRQGPHLQSDINIPGWVKQVARTTALDWLRKINKNRQITNLAHAYIDAKASHEVSVASAVETKVRDELLHQALAELKEDYRTILMLFYIENKSYRQICHELQLTESVLTQRLARARKKLLHHFLQKWALPDE is encoded by the coding sequence ATGGAACAGTGGTATTATCTGTTGCGAAGCCCATTTGCCAGCCTAGATCCTGCCGCGCAACAATGGGTATATCGTTCCTTCTATCAATTCGTGTACAAGGACGTATATTTCAAGACGCATGATCGTTCCCTTACCGAGGATATTATTCAAGAGGCTTTCCTTAAGGCATCGAGGCAGGGTCCGCACCTGCAATCCGACATCAATATACCGGGGTGGGTGAAGCAAGTCGCACGGACTACCGCACTGGATTGGCTGCGAAAAATAAACAAAAACCGTCAAATCACTAATTTAGCGCATGCGTATATAGATGCCAAGGCATCACATGAGGTGAGCGTGGCAAGCGCCGTAGAAACCAAAGTAAGAGATGAGCTGCTTCACCAAGCGCTTGCCGAGCTCAAAGAGGATTACCGCACCATACTGATGCTGTTCTATATCGAAAACAAATCTTATCGGCAAATTTGCCATGAGCTGCAATTAACCGAATCCGTCCTCACCCAACGTTTGGCGAGAGCCCGCAAAAAATTGCTCCACCACTTTTTACAAAAATGGGCTCTTCCCGATGAATGA